GTAGCGCTCTCCCAACTGAGCTACTGCCCCGAGTTGGATTATAAATGTACGGAGGAAGCGCGGGAAAAGCAAGAGGAGTGGGGCGTTAGGAGTTAGGAGTTAGGAGCTAGGAGCTAGGAGTTGGGAGTGGAAGCGGGACGGCGACGTAGTGTCACACCGAGCTTGTCGAGGTGCGACGGGACAGCGGGACAGCGGCGTAGTGTCACACCGAGCTGCCTATGGCGGACGAGGTGCGACGTGCAACGTGGCTACGTGTCACGTCTAACACGCGGCCGTGGCGCAGGCAGATGGGCAGTTCGTCCGTTGCGTACGCACTGGCGGGCGGAACCGCCGCGATTCATGCCTGTGACTGTACCCGGTTCAACGGCTTTTGCACGGCGATGGATAGGTACGGCGCGATCGGGATGGCGAGCCCGACCATGATGTCGACGATCGGCGGAAATACTTTGCGGTGAAGGACATTGCCTCGCGACGCAAGCCGCGCGCGGGCCGCGCGATACCAGATGTCACTCTGACGATGCAGGCTCTGGTATCGAGGTCGAAGCAGGACCGGCGCGGGAGTATTATCGGCGAGAAGCCGGAGGATTTTCGCCGGGGTGGAGCCGCGAATTCCCTTACGTAACAAACTCTCGTCGCTTTCAGCCGCGAGCCCGCGCCGTGAAAGCGTACGTGCAAGGCGAAATGCCGCGGAATCGGGGAGATAATGAATCAGCGGCAGGCCCGTCGTATGCACCTCGACGGGGAAGCGGCTGTCGGGTGTTTGATTGATAAAAAGAATCCCACCCGGCGCGAGGACATCCCAGATCGCCTGCATCAACGGCGCGCGTTCGTGCGGGAGAAGATGCTCGAACACAGCCGAGAGCAGGATGTGATCGAAGGGTCCGATGGTATCCGCAATTCGATCTGGTGCCGGCGAAAGATGAAACGACACGTTGCGGATCTCCATCACCTCGGCACGCTGCCGCGCGGTTGTGAGGAGATCCTCCACAAGTTCTATCCCGCAGATTTGCGCGGAGGGAAAGAGACGGGCGAGCACCATGCTCGATGCTCC
The sequence above is a segment of the Ignavibacteriota bacterium genome. Coding sequences within it:
- a CDS encoding class I SAM-dependent methyltransferase: MTDAVLTFEDLSGTVSIRETTSGRRSISVRLHDSRTFSPRTQWTTRYPVDLIHKILLVKGAAWLCDEIARDEDPDGVESDIRASVLGYVTGEEVNGSRVLDFGCGSGASSMVLARLFPSAQICGIELVEDLLTTARQRAEVMEIRNVSFHLSPAPDRIADTIGPFDHILLSAVFEHLLPHERAPLMQAIWDVLAPGGILFINQTPDSRFPVEVHTTGLPLIHYLPDSAAFRLARTLSRRGLAAESDESLLRKGIRGSTPAKILRLLADNTPAPVLLRPRYQSLHRQSDIWYRAARARLASRGNVLHRKVFPPIVDIMVGLAIPIAPYLSIAVQKPLNRVQSQA